TCGCAGCAAAGCTACGACGACACGCCCTCCTCAACGGGTCACAGACCCGCAACGCAAGTGCCTCACCAACGCAACTGCTTCACCGCGTCGCCGCTACTGCGCAAGGGAACGCTGACCAAGACAAACTAGATGCGGACAAGCGCGAAAAGAGGAAAGACCCCCGCTCCAGGGAATGTTCACCAAGACAAGCTGCTTCGCAAGCAGCATTTCCGTGCAGCAAAGACCACACTTCATCGCTTTTTTCCTGGCAGCATAGGCGCGACGTTTAGCATTAACTTTGCTCTTGTTTCTCAGACGACCGCGTTTTAATCCGACAGTTATGACCAACATAGCATTCAGGGTGCTTTTCCTTTGCCTCATCCTCAGTGCGATAATTTTTGGCACAGTAAACACATTTAAGATTAGCTTTTCTTCTCATCAATCAGACTCAATAATGTCTTTTAAGTCAAGGGGAAATTGACCCTTATTAACCATTTTGGCAGTGGGTGTCGCGGAATTTATTTCCGCTTGACCAACCACTGCGTTGGCGAATACACGATAACAATCTTTCTTATCCCCCTTTTCCTCGCGCAAGGAAATGCTTTTTGATGTTGAACCATGCGCGGGGATCGCTCTTCTTTCCTGGGAAATCCTAGCCAAAGAATAATTATTACCTGTTGCTGGGGAAATACTTTAAAGAAGAGTCGGTAACGACTAGGCAGTCCCATTTTTTTAAGACGACTATACTTATCTAAGGGTTTTTTCAAAGCAAAGTATGAAGCCAGAGGGTCAGTCGGTATTTTTTCTTTAATCCCAACAGTAAAAGCTTTAAACAATTTAACCTGGGGATGCCGAACAAAATCTGATTGAGACAGACGTGAGCGTAGAGACTTTACCGAATTGAGTAATTGCTGCCACTGCCGATTGAATACAGGATGAAACAAGATAGTCCACCCATTAATCTTCATCGATAATCTCCCCAACTAATAATTCATTTGCCGACTGGCTCATTTTGGAAGTATAGGCAATAAGAGACTCAGGTTCTTCAACGGCAGACTTCATTAAAAAGTCTAGAAACAAACTCATTATCACATCATCACTTTCTTTCTCTGTTTTCTCAACAGGATTCAGACGAACCAATTAAGGTATTCTCATCTAAAACTTCAACATGACCGCTAGCACCAACTAATTCAGGATGATCTCTGGAGAAAGCGCGAGGTAAGCGAT
This DNA window, taken from Pleurocapsa sp. FMAR1, encodes the following:
- a CDS encoding type II toxin-antitoxin system YhaV family toxin, which encodes MKINGWTILFHPVFNRQWQQLLNSVKSLRSRLSQSDFVRHPQVKLFKAFTVGIKEKIPTDPLASYFALKKPLDKYSRLKKMGLPSRYRLFFKVFPQQQVIIILWLGFPRKEERSPRMVQHQKAFPCARKRGIRKIVIVYSPTQWLVKRK